TGGCAGATAGAAGGTTGAATGTACCAGTTCATTTTGCTTGTCAGCAGACTTTCCACCTGAATCAAAGAACCAATTTGAAGGCATAAGCTCTTGAGAtttgaaagattaaaaaaaaaaaaatcagaaaatagtTTGAATTTAATGAAATTCACCTGCTGGAAATTTCTTAGAGAAGGAACCTGTTTCCTTGAAAAGCTGCTCAAAGTGGGGCTTGCAGTAGAGGACACCATCCATTGAAGAGTAGCTACACATCTGGAGATAAAACATGAATAAAAGTAACTCActattcttttttccttttttttttttgacatgttcGCAGTTATTACTAGAATCTAAGATGTCGCAATCGAAAGTATAcaaaactgcaaaaaaaaaaaaaaaaaaaaaaaaaaacattgcgGATACGCACGGAAAGAGTTCCTTTGCAGTGGCTGCACTTGAAGCAGGTCTTGTGGTACGGGATCCCGTCGGCCGACAGGAGATCAATGAAATGCACCGTCTTGTCGCACGCCTTGCATTTGTCCTGCGTACCGCTGAACGACATGATGGCGACTCAACCAACAACAACACTCCTGATCTTCTCAACACAACAAACAAGCCAACAGGATCAAGGTCGGAGCCTCAAAATCCGAATCCCTGATGTTGCTGCAGCTGTTTTGCAGTGCTCTATCAGCATAAGAGCTTGTGCATAAATAGAAGGATTGATTGCCTCTCTCTGTCCAAAATGCGTTTAACAGCAGATATAAGGGAAGAGAGGGGAGGAAAAGGAAATGCAAAGGTGAAGACTTTAAAGCATGAGGCCCAAAAACTATGAGGTGGTGAGGGAGAGGTGGGGGTTGGGGAGGAAAGATAGGAGATGCATGAGCTCTCTTAACCGCAAAGACCAAGTCAAGCAGGTGGAAGGGTAAGGAGTGGTTTTTGCAAATCCTACTTGTTTTAGGAATTTGCTGCTGCATGAACCCAGGTTACCATGTTCGCCGCGGACCACACCAATCAGAAGATAATCTATACCTCGAAATGAGGAGAACTTTTACCTGCGCCTGGTCTGCCATGTGAGCCGCGCGCCTTACACTAGTTGTCACTTAACATCTACTCTTTCATTATATTCAGATTGCACATTGTTGAAACAATCTTCATTTGCGACACTTTATACGATTAATACAGCTAATACAAAGAGCGAAAATCATAGTTACAAATAATTGTCCTGCAAATTCTGAATCTTTGGCATAGTTTTGTTGCTTTTTTACTTCCAAACTTCTATTTGACAGTCAAATCTGTATCTGTGGTTGTGATGACTCTCAGAAAAATTACTTGCACAATTTTTCATCATGTAGACTGAAGATAGAGAcaaaacacacaaaaacatGCACTGGCGCACAAGCACATACTCATAGAGAGGAAATCATTCCTCTCTCCAGTATCATCGGCATCATCCTACCAATTTCATCTTGAATAATCTGTTTCTTTTATCTGATCAAACAACAATCTGATCTCATTCAAGGGCTCACCGACGGCTGATCTGGTCGGAGAGAGCTTTAGTTGTCGCATACTGAATAATACTTGCACGGTGCACCAAATGCGCAGATCACTGTGTAAGCATGCCTGTGCTAGAATATAGTGCTCAGATCACTTCCTCTGCTTGAGAATTGGAAAGGTTCAAAAGAATATCATGCTTGCTATGTTTATGATTCAACAGACACAATCACATCAACAGAAGGAGAAAAAGGGAAGGGCAAGCACATGCGCATGGATAAGCCAtccatattattaaaaaattcataacaCATCATAATGTTATGTCGAATTACATGGCCTACCTTCTAATATCTACATAACCTTCTGTTTATTCCGGGCATATGTTGAAAGCATAGCCGGGCATAGAAACCATGCATAATCAAGGAGGCAAAACAACTTCTTGGCTTAAGATAAGATCAGACACGGTCTTCCCGTGCCGATCTATTCTTCTAGAACAATTAACTCCTCCGTCCAGAATATTCTGGACCACAACATTTAGAGAGTGGATGCCCGGAGCTTCGTAGATCTCCACCCTCACCTGCTTGAGGCGATCTTCACTTTGCTGAATTTTATGTTCAGAAAACAGAGAAGCATCGAGGAGAGCCGAAACAACATTCTGCACCCAATCTGGTGTGACCACCTTTTTAAGCCTCTCAAGATCAGTAGGAAAGTGAGGAATTAAAGAAAAGTTCAAGTCATTTCCTTTGTCGCCAGTCCTACTATGGGCTACTTGATAGAGAGCAATCCTCTTGTTTGCTGGGGCAGCAGCAGATGCTACTGGCGGAAGCACTTTTCTGTATAGATGATTGCCCCCTGGAGTAGATGATTTGCTATCTTGTTCCATGATGAGGATTTGAACTCTAGTCTCATCCACGTCATTGTGGTTTTGCTGATCCAGAATGTTTGTCCGTTTCATATTCGCTCGCCAGAAAACATTTTCCCTATCGACCTAGGCATAATAAAAGCATTTGGATATGATTAGTCTCTGTTGATTAGCATTAAGAAACAAAGATCATTTACCAATAATGAGATTGAAAAGGCATTGTACTTCAATGATCCTAGAATATTAATCAGAATTATCAAACTATTATACTGCTATCTCCAGGTATTCTATGTATCGCAAGGAAAAAAGCATCACTGCGGCATAACATGAAAACTCTACAATCATTCGAGACAAAAAGGCAAAACCTATTATGTTTTAAATCCATACTGATGTTAGAAAAGCGCACAATTTCATTATGTTCTGTCAATCAAGAAATCATGCCTGAACCAGAAAAAAATCAGATGAAAATTTTATCACATAAACAAGTTGTCTCTAGTGAAGAGGCAGTGACAAACGGTAGACATTTTCCTCATACTAATAGTTTCTAAATCACTTGCCAGGAGAACAAATGAGATACTTCTTTTTCAGTCAAAATGATTACCATACCAGTTCTTTTTGAAGAATCGTCTCTTTCTTGTGTTCGGTGCTGCATTTAGGGGAAAAAGAACTCAGAAATACTATTAACCGGCAATTAAAAGAAATGAACAGAATTCAGCCAGTATGTTAGAGCAATTCAATCATAAGTTCCATGCATTCCATTTACACAAAAATGGACGAGGGGCACTCAGTAATCTCTACCTAATACCGCCACCACCAGCTGGTCCATTTGTGTAGAGAGCTATGAACTCTTCGGTAAAGCGAATAGCATGCTCCTCGAGCTCAAACAAACCATCCATTCTAAGTCTAACATCCAAAACTTCTTCTGTTGATGAAGTGTCTTTATCAATCTTTCCAGTTTTCAGGCTGTCATATCCAACAACGTAAGAGATCATATGATCTTTAACTCCTGGTACTGCTTCTTCCATCCATGATCTAACCTAAAAGGAACATAGGCATGTATTACCTTACCTTATAGGTGGATTACTAAAATGATAACTTATAAGCGCAATATTTAGCTTTGCCCATACTCTGCGTCTCTGAAGGCTATGCATGATAGGGAGATGATGCAAAGGAAGTCACAAAACAAATGCTCATCTTCAGAACAATTAAACGGAATAAGATAATGCTAAGAACAATAGCTTATTCAAGTTTATGATGAGCTCACGCACCAGATATTCTGCAGCTTGAGCACGCCTTACGCATCCAGGTCCTCCATAGGAGATCTCTCCCCAACCTTTCCATCCACAATCCTGAAGGACATTTTACAACTATATTGTCATGAAGTTTCAAAAGCCAGGTACTGTGGCATTACATCATAATAAACTTCAGAGGTCAATATTTTCAAATGATATCTTAGTGAAAGAAAATGTGCAGTGTAATGTATCTGATTCATTAAGATTTCAGATAAATAAAATTCAGAGGATTTGGACATCTTTGAAAGTCAACAATGAGCTGATGAGGATGTTagatccaacaaaaaaaaagaaaagaaaaaaagatccaTATTGTCAATGTTAGAAATGACAACCTGGGTGAATCTTTCAAGCAGAAAGAATGGACAAAATCCTATTAACAAACATAATTTGTACTTACTTCCTCTCCAAAATTATACTTGCACTTTCAATTTCCCATACCGTCAGCTAGAGTTTATCAAAGAATCAACAGTACAATTTCGCCAAGCAATTATGGCTAACAAAATTTCCAGACGATCTAAATACCTTAGTTAATGATTGCTTTCTTTCATGTCATCCCACAATTGGGTTCAAACACCTGAATTTAGTGTACCATTTTTAGAAGTAAACCAAGCAATATTTCTTGTAGTTATCACATATTAAACTTTGTGATATCTCTCCACATTCTAATACGCTTATTGTTGTTCTCTAGTATAAATATTTTCCCAATAAAACTTCTAATAAATATGAATCACAAGTTAACTGAAAAAGGTACCTCTATCACAGAAAAGAAGTATCATCACAGCGATAACATAACATCAATTGTTATTTACTATTCATTACAATTATAAAGCATGGCGTACCATTGGAACTAACTGCAGAAGTTTTTCAGGGAAAAGTACACTTGACGGCTTTGCCCCAATGCACACAACTCTGTCATTTGATATTGGGCGGAAGTTCACATTACTCAAATCTATAGCCTGATTAAGAACATTTTAGTAGCAATTCTAACTACAAGATTCAACTAAAGAGAAAAATTGGCATTTGACCTCACCAAATCAGGAGTAATGTACCGTCCAGGATCTCCAACTTCATACAGAAGCTGCTCTGCACAAGTGCTGAAGTTTAAAACACCTCCACTCCCATCTGCTTTTGCTACATATACTTCCCCCTTGAAGCTTACTTCAGCAAATGGGAGAGATAAATCTAGAAGCTGTTCAAAAGGAAAATCACGGTGCGTATCTCCTGCTTATTTTTGAATACATAGATTGCACTATTAGCATTGCACCATTAGCACACTGTAGAAAGATAAATATACGTAGAGGAAGTAAATATTTGTCTTAGTTACACCATTTGTACCTGGATGCATGAAGTATCCTCCTGTAAGTTGACAACCACACTCTAAAAGATGACCAGCTAAAGAGCCTTGGGCCAGTTGTTCATAGTCATTCCAGTTCCAACCTAATTCGTAGACCTTGTTATGACAAATAACATGAGTATTTCACTGACTAGTATGTGTTTATTAGTAACTTAGGTTTACATACTTTAGCCCAGGTAATCAAAGGCCCATTACATCAAGTTGCCACCACTGGTGGACTAGACTTGTAAGCACCCCTAACATTTTCTTATGCAGCACAATTCGGGCATGACGCAAGAAGAAGAGATATGGAACTCCTGAGATAAGATGTCATGTCCCTTTCAAAAGCACGACCAAGTAGCAATACAAAACGCTACATTTCTCACTGCCATTAATTATCTATGATATGTAGAGGCTTCTAGATGAATAGAAAACAGTGAAATCATCATGCAAAAGTATCCAGAAAAACTGATcccagaaaataaaataaaataaagtagtgCCATCAACTTCCAGATTTAACACAGGAAATGGCTTTATTTCTATCAAAAGTTTGCAAACAATTCATCTACATAATTtacaatacaacaaacaaggaaaagaaaaatttaacagctgaaaaatataaaatatgtacaAGCTTAAGAATTGATATGATTAACTTACCATTGGAGCTAGGAAGAGTGCAGCATCAGCAACTCGGGAGGTGATGACTACATGTGGTTTGTACTTCTCTAGGCAATAAGCAATAGGAGCTGCTCCCAGGTAGGTACTCTTGCCCTTCGCATAAAAGAAGATGAAACATAAGGGCAATGGTTGCCGAAAAAATTGACACGGCATATTCTGCTTGAAAATATTCACTAATGATGTCTAGCAGCCTAGCAGTGTTATCGCTGATCGACTAAAGCATAAACAAATATTGCCATAACTTGAAAAATAAATCATACATTAAGGAGATCAGGATTTACCTCTCTTAATTTTGTAGATCCTTCAGATGACTGAGGATATTCTGCAAAAATAGAAAATCCGGTTAAAGCAGTCACAGGAAAAATCACTTGACTCCTCGAATAATAAAATTCAGATGCAAAGAGCTGTCCAACAAAAAAttggaatgagagagagagagagagagaaagtagctTTGAGCTACTTTCTATCGATGTTTTCTGTTTGCTTAAAGGGACCAGCGTCCTGGCTTGCTACCGAAGGCCAAGTTGagccgagtcacgttcgaaatagcGGGAGGCCGGGTTGGGCTGAGTTATGTTCAAAGTGACGTGAGGCTGGTGGGGCCGAGTCGCAATCGAGAACCATGGGTGCTgtgtctgtacgctttaagtgaatttgattgcatatttttaatagctcgagcttttgagaGTAATGactagcgccaacgatccgacatttTCTTGTTTGAAAGTCTTACCAGATTTTGCAAGAGGAACTTCATGAGCTACCGAGACAGTTATTTCGAGTCCTAGATTGCACGCAACATCTAGCACTTCTTTCTGCGCACCGAGCGGGTCCACTTTCAATCAAGAGTGCATACAGGGAAAAAGAAATATCGATCAGAAAACAATGGCTTCTGGAACAAAACAATCAAAATCGAGAAGATTATTACCTGCACCCATATTGGTAATTATACAGACTCCTCGCTCCACCGCCAAAGGTAGAAGCAGTGTCATCCACTCACTTACTGCAAAGTTACATAATTCACAGCATAAGTATAGATGGAACTAGCATCAGAAATGATCCGAACAATAACTAATGATATATTTCAATGAACCCCGATAAACCAAGCTTTATATTAAGTATGTATATGTCTGCAAATAAATTTGCAACATAAAAAGCGTCAATTGATCAATGAAAAACTTTTAACATGCAAAAATATTAAGAATTTAATTGATCAAGTCATAAAATGAGTGAAACGGCGTACTTCGAGGGTCGAACCCTTTTCCGCCGGACATCATTACTTTGTACCGATCGGCCAGCGTCCGCTCGGCCAGGCATTCAAGAACAAGGTAGTCGAGTTCTTTGACTCTTTGAAGCAATTTAAGCGCCGCCGAAGGCCGATCCCCGCCGAATCCTGCTCCGCAACCAACATAAACCCTATCCTTGTGCCTCTGAGGATCATTTCTCTaccaaattaaaaagataacaataacaataagtGATTAAATTAGGGTTTTTCTTGTTTCAATCAGAAGCAGAACACAATTAGCAACATAGAGAGAGCATCATGCTTACCAGTTTGATCTCGCAATTGAAGAGCTCGTCTTTATCCATTCGATCTTACAGCTCACAATACACAAAAGATTCGTAGTAAAGACCCACCAACAACagatatttaacaaaaaaaaaaaatttaaaaaactaatgtCTCAAAGAGTAGTTCATTGTAGTTGAataaatgatgatgatgacgatgataataataataataataataagggaaaacttcaaaaacctccctgtggtttcgcacttttttattttaaaccacaggatactaaaataaaaaagtgagaaaccacagggaggtttttgaagttttccctaataataataataataataagggaaaacttcaaaaacctccctgtggtttcgcacttttttattttagtatcctgtggtttgaagtgtatcaaattagtaccctgtggtttctcactttatcactttagtaccttgtgatttaaaaaact
This genomic window from Ananas comosus cultivar F153 linkage group 3, ASM154086v1, whole genome shotgun sequence contains:
- the LOC109707748 gene encoding uncharacterized protein LOC109707748 isoform X1; the protein is MDKDELFNCEIKLRNDPQRHKDRVYVGCGAGFGGDRPSAALKLLQRVKELDYLVLECLAERTLADRYKVMMSGGKGFDPRISEWMTLLLPLAVERGVCIITNMGAVDPLGAQKEVLDVACNLGLEITVSVAHEVPLAKSEYPQSSEGSTKLREGKSTYLGAAPIAYCLEKYKPHVVITSRVADAALFLAPMVYELGWNWNDYEQLAQGSLAGHLLECGCQLTGGYFMHPGDTHRDFPFEQLLDLSLPFAEVSFKGEVYVAKADGSGGVLNFSTCAEQLLYEVGDPGRYITPDLAIDLSNVNFRPISNDRVVCIGAKPSSVLFPEKLLQLVPMDCGWKGWGEISYGGPGCVRRAQAAEYLVRSWMEEAVPGVKDHMISYVVGYDSLKTGKIDKDTSSTEEVLDVRLRMDGLFELEEHAIRFTEEFIALYTNGPAGGGGISTEHKKETILQKELVDRENVFWRANMKRTNILDQQNHNDVDETRVQILIMEQDSKSSTPGGNHLYRKVLPPVASAAAPANKRIALYQVAHSRTGDKGNDLNFSLIPHFPTDLERLKKVVTPDWVQNVVSALLDASLFSEHKIQQSEDRLKQVRVEIYEAPGIHSLNVVVQNILDGGVNCSRRIDRHGKTVSDLILSQEVVLPP
- the LOC109707748 gene encoding uncharacterized protein LOC109707748 isoform X5, whose product is MDKDELFNCEIKLRNDPQRHKDRVYVGCGAGFGGDRPSAALKLLQRVKELDYLVLECLAERTLADRYKVMMSGGKGFDPRISEWMTLLLPLAVERGVCIITNMGAVDPLGAQKEVLDVACNLGLEITVSVAHEVPLAKSGKTFKQENVGSLALGKSTYLGAAPIAYCLEKYKPHVVITSRVADAALFLAPMVYELGWNWNDYEQLAQGSLAGHLLECGCQLTGGYFMHPGDTHRDFPFEQLLDLSLPFAEVSFKGEVYVAKADGSGGVLNFSTCAEQLLYEVGDPGRYITPDLAIDLSNVNFRPISNDRVVCIGAKPSSVLFPEKLLQLVPMDCGWKGWGEISYGGPGCVRRAQAAEYLVRSWMEEAVPGVKDHMISYVVGYDSLKTGKIDKDTSSTEEVLDVRLRMDGLFELEEHAIRFTEEFIALYTNGPAGGGGISTEHKKETILQKELVDRENVFWRANMKRTNILDQQNHNDVDETRVQILIMEQDSKSSTPGGNHLYRKVLPPVASAAAPANKRIALYQVAHSRTGDKGNDLNFSLIPHFPTDLERLKKVVTPDWVQNVVSALLDASLFSEHKIQQSEDRLKQVRVEIYEAPGIHSLNVVVQNILDGGVNCSRRIDRHGKTVSDLILSQEVVLPP
- the LOC109707748 gene encoding uncharacterized protein LOC109707748 isoform X2 → MDKDELFNCEIKLRHKDRVYVGCGAGFGGDRPSAALKLLQRVKELDYLVLECLAERTLADRYKVMMSGGKGFDPRISEWMTLLLPLAVERGVCIITNMGAVDPLGAQKEVLDVACNLGLEITVSVAHEVPLAKSEYPQSSEGSTKLREGKSTYLGAAPIAYCLEKYKPHVVITSRVADAALFLAPMVYELGWNWNDYEQLAQGSLAGHLLECGCQLTGGYFMHPGDTHRDFPFEQLLDLSLPFAEVSFKGEVYVAKADGSGGVLNFSTCAEQLLYEVGDPGRYITPDLAIDLSNVNFRPISNDRVVCIGAKPSSVLFPEKLLQLVPMDCGWKGWGEISYGGPGCVRRAQAAEYLVRSWMEEAVPGVKDHMISYVVGYDSLKTGKIDKDTSSTEEVLDVRLRMDGLFELEEHAIRFTEEFIALYTNGPAGGGGISTEHKKETILQKELVDRENVFWRANMKRTNILDQQNHNDVDETRVQILIMEQDSKSSTPGGNHLYRKVLPPVASAAAPANKRIALYQVAHSRTGDKGNDLNFSLIPHFPTDLERLKKVVTPDWVQNVVSALLDASLFSEHKIQQSEDRLKQVRVEIYEAPGIHSLNVVVQNILDGGVNCSRRIDRHGKTVSDLILSQEVVLPP
- the LOC109707748 gene encoding uncharacterized protein LOC109707748 isoform X4 yields the protein MDKDELFNCEIKLRNDPQRHKDRVYVGCGAGFGGDRPSAALKLLQRVKELDYLVLECLAERTLADRYKVMMSGGKGFDPRISEWMTLLLPLAVERGVCIITNMGAVDPLGAQKEVLDVACNLGLEITVSVAHEVPLAKSEYPQSSEGSTKLREGKSTYLGAAPIAYCLEKYKPHVVITSRVADAALFLAPMVYELGWNWNDYEQLAQGSLAGHLLECGCQLTGGYFMHPGDTHRDFPFEQLLDLSLPFAEVSFKGEVYVAKADGSGGVLNFSTCAEQLLYEVGDPGRYITPDLAIDLSNVNFRPISNDRVVCIGAKPSSVLFPEKLLQLVPMDCGWKGWGEISYGGPGCVRRAQAAEYLVDRENVFWRANMKRTNILDQQNHNDVDETRVQILIMEQDSKSSTPGGNHLYRKVLPPVASAAAPANKRIALYQVAHSRTGDKGNDLNFSLIPHFPTDLERLKKVVTPDWVQNVVSALLDASLFSEHKIQQSEDRLKQVRVEIYEAPGIHSLNVVVQNILDGGVNCSRRIDRHGKTVSDLILSQEVVLPP
- the LOC109707748 gene encoding uncharacterized protein LOC109707748 isoform X3, which translates into the protein MPGRADAGRSVQISEWMTLLLPLAVERGVCIITNMGAVDPLGAQKEVLDVACNLGLEITVSVAHEVPLAKSEYPQSSEGSTKLREGKSTYLGAAPIAYCLEKYKPHVVITSRVADAALFLAPMVYELGWNWNDYEQLAQGSLAGHLLECGCQLTGGYFMHPGDTHRDFPFEQLLDLSLPFAEVSFKGEVYVAKADGSGGVLNFSTCAEQLLYEVGDPGRYITPDLAIDLSNVNFRPISNDRVVCIGAKPSSVLFPEKLLQLVPMDCGWKGWGEISYGGPGCVRRAQAAEYLVRSWMEEAVPGVKDHMISYVVGYDSLKTGKIDKDTSSTEEVLDVRLRMDGLFELEEHAIRFTEEFIALYTNGPAGGGGISTEHKKETILQKELVDRENVFWRANMKRTNILDQQNHNDVDETRVQILIMEQDSKSSTPGGNHLYRKVLPPVASAAAPANKRIALYQVAHSRTGDKGNDLNFSLIPHFPTDLERLKKVVTPDWVQNVVSALLDASLFSEHKIQQSEDRLKQVRVEIYEAPGIHSLNVVVQNILDGGVNCSRRIDRHGKTVSDLILSQEVVLPP